The Methanosphaera sp. genome contains a region encoding:
- a CDS encoding minichromosome maintenance protein MCM, protein MESRVDNKKINTVQITNLEEFFSTSCKDEIFAALDLFPDEKSVIIDYNDLEMFNPDIADALLAKPNETLEVATDAIINIDPQRRDIGLNVRFKNVRNVVHLRNLKSEYIGKFIAVDGIIRKTDTIHPRIQTAVFKCRSCGRIHEVKQKTNLIFEPAACSECGSRSFEIIEDESTFMDTQTVKLQEPLENLSGGDQPRQINVVLEDDMVDTLTPGDKVRITGILKTQRDDKTKRYNNYIYGNYIEHLEQEFEELHISEEDEKEIIALSKQPDIYEQIIASTAPSIQGYDEVKEAIAFQLFGGTAKVLEDKTHIRGDMHVLIVGDPGIGKSQILKYVSKLAPRGIYTSGKGTSGVGLTAAAVRDDLGGWSLEAGALVLGDKGNVCVDELDKMREEDRSAIHEALEQQTISIAKAGIMATLNSRCSVLAAANPKFGRFDRYKSIPEQIELPPPILSRFDLIFIVEDKPNAERDHKLAGHILKIHQENTVPYKIDPELLRKYIAYARKSVQPTLTDEAAKVLQDFYVTMRSGAIDDESPVPITARQLEALVRLAEASARIRLSNDVLKEDAERAIRLQENCMKQVGYDPDTGKVDIDKVEGRTPKSERDKFNIVTKVIKELEDEYDGFAPRNVLYLKLSDDHNIEEPDAEKFINILKSKGVIFEPTPDKFKTT, encoded by the coding sequence ATGGAAAGCAGGGTTGATAATAAAAAAATAAACACAGTACAGATTACAAATCTGGAAGAATTCTTTAGTACAAGCTGTAAAGATGAGATATTTGCAGCACTTGACTTATTTCCAGATGAAAAATCAGTAATCATTGACTATAACGATCTTGAAATGTTCAATCCAGACATTGCAGATGCTCTTCTTGCAAAACCTAATGAAACATTAGAAGTTGCAACAGATGCTATCATAAATATAGACCCTCAACGTAGAGATATAGGACTTAATGTACGATTTAAAAATGTTCGTAACGTTGTACATCTAAGAAATCTTAAAAGTGAATATATAGGAAAATTCATAGCTGTAGATGGAATTATCAGAAAAACAGATACAATCCATCCACGTATACAAACAGCTGTATTTAAATGTAGAAGCTGTGGAAGAATACATGAGGTAAAACAGAAGACAAACCTCATATTTGAACCTGCAGCATGTAGTGAATGTGGAAGTAGATCATTTGAAATAATAGAAGATGAATCAACATTTATGGATACACAAACTGTAAAACTACAAGAACCACTAGAAAATCTATCAGGTGGAGATCAGCCAAGACAAATAAATGTAGTTCTTGAAGATGACATGGTAGATACACTCACACCAGGAGATAAGGTTCGAATTACAGGAATTCTAAAAACACAACGTGATGATAAAACAAAACGTTACAATAACTACATATATGGAAACTACATAGAACACCTAGAACAGGAATTTGAAGAGTTACACATCAGTGAAGAGGATGAAAAAGAAATTATTGCTCTTTCAAAACAGCCTGATATCTATGAACAAATCATAGCATCCACAGCCCCATCAATTCAGGGATATGATGAGGTAAAAGAAGCAATAGCATTCCAACTCTTTGGAGGAACAGCAAAAGTACTTGAAGATAAAACACATATACGTGGAGATATGCATGTTTTAATAGTTGGAGATCCTGGTATTGGTAAATCCCAGATTCTTAAGTATGTATCAAAACTTGCACCACGTGGAATCTATACAAGTGGTAAAGGTACAAGTGGAGTAGGACTAACTGCTGCAGCTGTACGTGATGATCTTGGAGGATGGAGTCTTGAAGCAGGAGCATTAGTACTTGGTGATAAAGGTAATGTATGTGTTGATGAGCTTGATAAGATGCGTGAAGAGGACAGATCTGCAATTCACGAAGCATTAGAACAACAAACAATATCAATTGCAAAGGCAGGAATTATGGCAACACTTAATAGTCGTTGTAGTGTACTTGCTGCTGCAAACCCAAAATTTGGTAGATTTGACAGATATAAGTCAATTCCTGAACAAATTGAACTACCACCACCAATTCTATCACGTTTTGATTTAATATTTATTGTTGAAGATAAACCTAATGCAGAACGTGACCATAAACTTGCAGGACACATCCTTAAAATACACCAGGAAAACACAGTACCATATAAAATTGATCCTGAACTTCTTCGTAAATACATTGCATATGCAAGAAAAAGTGTACAGCCAACACTTACAGATGAAGCAGCAAAAGTACTGCAAGACTTCTATGTTACAATGAGAAGTGGTGCAATAGATGATGAATCACCAGTACCAATTACAGCACGTCAACTTGAAGCACTTGTAAGACTAGCTGAAGCTAGTGCACGTATACGTCTTAGTAATGATGTACTAAAAGAAGATGCAGAACGTGCAATAAGACTTCAGGAAAACTGTATGAAACAGGTAGGATATGATCCTGACACTGGAAAAGTAGACATTGATAAGGTTGAAGGAAGAACACCAAAATCTGAAAGAGATAAATTTAACATTGTAACAAAGGTAATTAAGGAACTTGAAGATGAATATGATGGATTTGCACCAAGAAACGTATTATATCTAAAACTTAGTGATGATCATAACATTGAAGAGCCTGATGCTGAGAAATTTATCAACATTCTTAAAAGTAAGGGTGTGATCTTTGAACCTACACCTGATAAATTTAAAACAACATAA
- a CDS encoding tyrosine--tRNA ligase → MNIDEAIAKITKDTTEVIEVEELKEILKKDEKVAYVGFEPSGKVHLGHALTVKRMIALRDAGFKIKIFVANLHGFLNGKGTLKELNEIADYNIKCFKALGLDENTEYILGSDRITFEYMSDVFKAAQFTTISRAQRSMAQVSRDSENHNVAEALYPIMQAMDIHDLGVDVAVGGMEQRKIHMLAREILPKMGYDAPVVIHIPLIHGTDGSDKMSSSKGNFIGVDDSEKEIKTKINKSFCPIGEVEGNPVMELAHYYIFDENEKIHIERPEKFGGNLDLTEDELYDIYSKEELHPMDLKNTVAKYLVEKLAPVRKYMEEN, encoded by the coding sequence ATGAATATTGATGAAGCTATAGCTAAAATTACAAAAGATACAACAGAAGTTATAGAAGTTGAAGAATTAAAGGAAATTCTAAAAAAGGATGAAAAAGTAGCATATGTTGGATTTGAACCATCAGGAAAAGTTCATCTTGGACATGCACTTACTGTAAAACGTATGATAGCACTTCGTGATGCTGGATTTAAAATTAAAATCTTTGTTGCAAACTTACATGGATTCCTTAATGGTAAAGGTACACTTAAAGAACTTAATGAAATTGCAGATTATAACATTAAATGTTTCAAAGCATTAGGTCTTGATGAAAATACAGAATATATCCTTGGATCTGATAGAATTACATTTGAATACATGTCAGATGTATTTAAAGCTGCACAATTTACAACAATATCAAGAGCACAAAGAAGTATGGCTCAAGTTTCAAGAGATAGTGAAAACCATAACGTTGCAGAAGCATTATATCCAATAATGCAGGCTATGGATATTCATGATTTAGGTGTAGATGTAGCAGTTGGTGGAATGGAACAGAGAAAAATCCACATGCTTGCACGTGAAATTCTTCCAAAAATGGGATATGATGCACCTGTTGTTATACACATACCACTTATTCATGGAACAGATGGATCAGATAAAATGTCTAGTAGTAAAGGTAACTTTATTGGTGTAGATGATTCAGAAAAAGAAATTAAAACTAAAATTAATAAAAGCTTCTGTCCTATTGGAGAAGTTGAAGGTAACCCTGTTATGGAACTTGCACACTACTACATATTTGATGAAAATGAGAAAATTCACATAGAAAGACCTGAAAAATTCGGTGGAAATCTTGATCTTACAGAAGATGAGTTATATGATATTTACTCAAAAGAAGAACTTCACCCAATGGATCTTAAAAATACAGTTGCTAAATACTTAGTTGAAAAACTTGCACCTGTACGTAAATACATGGAAGAAAACTAA
- a CDS encoding translation initiation factor IF-2 subunit beta has translation MSKDADFEAYEKLLDKAYEQLPDKIFEAKRFKVPKGYSVIQGSRTIIKNFGDIAGTLNRDPQHVLKYLLRELGTSGNVEGNRAILQGKFTHYVINERIEEYVDNFVMCHECNRPDTVIIREDRIDMLKCSACGARAPLKSL, from the coding sequence ATGTCAAAAGATGCAGACTTTGAAGCTTATGAAAAACTATTAGATAAAGCATATGAACAACTACCAGATAAAATCTTTGAAGCAAAAAGATTTAAAGTACCAAAAGGATACTCAGTTATTCAGGGTAGTCGTACAATCATCAAAAACTTTGGTGATATAGCAGGAACTCTAAATCGTGACCCACAACATGTACTTAAATATCTACTAAGAGAACTTGGTACATCAGGAAATGTGGAAGGAAATCGTGCAATACTTCAGGGTAAATTTACACACTACGTTATAAATGAACGTATTGAAGAATATGTTGATAACTTTGTAATGTGTCATGAATGTAACAGACCAGATACAGTTATTATCCGTGAAGACCGTATTGACATGTTAAAATGTAGTGCTTGCGGAGCAAGAGCACCACTTAAATCATTATAA
- a CDS encoding pyridoxamine 5'-phosphate oxidase family protein, which yields MNIPDLRNKKLEVTDIDEIKKFLNRATTIRVSFNSGEGYPITLPLSYGYEFTDDDKLIFYFHGGFNGVRYNKISEDGRVCIETDVFEKYHQAPPSATADYTSLVAFGDAVEVKDEEKEHAMREILKHCGYGYIDIDEKLFSVTSLFKVEVEKYTCKCKID from the coding sequence ATGAACATTCCAGACTTACGTAACAAAAAATTAGAAGTAACAGATATAGATGAAATTAAGAAATTCTTAAATCGTGCAACAACAATAAGAGTATCATTTAACTCAGGTGAAGGATACCCAATTACTCTACCATTATCATATGGATATGAATTTACAGATGATGATAAACTCATATTTTACTTCCACGGTGGATTTAATGGTGTAAGATACAACAAAATATCTGAAGATGGACGTGTATGTATAGAAACAGATGTATTTGAAAAATACCATCAAGCACCACCTAGTGCAACAGCAGATTATACAAGTCTTGTTGCATTTGGAGATGCAGTAGAAGTTAAAGATGAAGAAAAAGAACATGCAATGCGTGAAATCCTTAAACACTGTGGATACGGATACATTGACATTGATGAAAAACTCTTCTCTGTAACATCACTTTTCAAAGTTGAAGTTGAAAAATACACATGTAAATGTAAAATTGACTAA
- a CDS encoding NMD3-related protein produces the protein MFCLLCSSEEKLYDGLCKSCFLKEFELVEVPEYATFKACSHCGAIQKHEKWVQSGYYDDEIINDAIRKEIKINDKLSNAQITTEILNNRGRVYECVLHVTGDVIGEPIEKDYPIDVKVEKSVCPDCSKFFSGYYEAVIQLRADDRKLEDEEINEADIFIANEIQRISKTNKLAYVTERTVLKEGVDYQVGSYNAAHKIAVNLQKNFGGTIKESRKIVGRDKSKSRDLYRTWLSVRLPSFHKNDFIEYEDEIYQIKKIGSHKFMGMNLKDHSEESISWKQYDKINKIATMDDVCETTITNITPTEIQVLDPDTYMTVDLKYNDDHNHNIGSQINVIKIKERIYIL, from the coding sequence ATGTTTTGTTTATTATGTAGCAGTGAAGAAAAACTCTATGATGGACTATGTAAAAGCTGTTTTCTTAAGGAATTTGAATTAGTAGAAGTTCCAGAATATGCAACATTTAAGGCATGTTCACACTGTGGTGCCATACAAAAACATGAAAAATGGGTACAATCTGGCTACTATGATGATGAAATTATCAATGATGCAATAAGAAAAGAAATTAAAATAAATGATAAACTATCAAATGCACAGATAACAACAGAAATTCTAAATAATCGTGGACGAGTATATGAATGTGTTCTTCATGTTACAGGTGATGTGATAGGTGAACCAATAGAAAAAGACTATCCAATCGATGTAAAAGTTGAAAAAAGTGTATGTCCAGACTGTAGTAAGTTCTTCTCAGGATACTATGAAGCAGTAATACAGCTAAGAGCAGATGATCGTAAACTTGAAGATGAAGAAATTAATGAAGCAGATATTTTCATTGCAAATGAAATTCAAAGAATATCAAAAACAAACAAGCTTGCATATGTAACAGAAAGAACTGTGCTAAAAGAGGGTGTTGACTACCAGGTAGGATCATATAATGCAGCACATAAGATTGCAGTTAATCTTCAGAAAAACTTTGGTGGAACAATAAAAGAATCAAGAAAAATTGTGGGACGTGACAAGTCAAAAAGTCGTGATCTTTATCGTACCTGGCTTTCTGTACGTCTTCCATCGTTTCATAAAAATGACTTTATTGAATATGAAGATGAAATATATCAGATTAAAAAAATTGGAAGTCATAAATTTATGGGTATGAATCTTAAAGATCATAGTGAGGAATCTATAAGTTGGAAGCAATACGATAAAATTAATAAAATTGCAACTATGGATGATGTCTGTGAAACTACAATTACAAACATTACACCAACTGAAATTCAGGTTCTTGACCCTGACACTTACATGACTGTTGATCTTAAATATAATGATGATCACAACCATAATATTGGTAGTCAAATAAATGTCATAAAAATAAAAGAAAGAATATATATATTATAA
- the topA gene encoding DNA topoisomerase I, giving the protein MSELIICEKPKVAQKVASALSSSPIKNSYKRVPYYEINENGKQIIVLSAVGHLYSLKSSNKKQKRLFDVEWVPLYETDKSKKYVKSYIDLIKKLSKDADRFIHACDYDTEGTLIGFNALNEICGPESIDKAFRMKFSALTKKDLIKAYSEAYPLKEDKSWIESGEARHVLDYLFGVNISKAMTDSINKAAGRYVQLSAGRVQTPTLALLTKREKEIKKFKPEPYWLIKAHLKGDIVADHKNGKFKDKTKVAEILEKTKSEDAEVKKIAKRTSKKSLPVPFELGTLQSEAYAQFKFTPKKTQKIAQDLYIEGYTSYPRTSSQKLPESLGLKEILVQLSQNPRYSLKVAQLKEPFKPNEGKKTDEAHPAIHPTGIMPENLSDDEQKLYDLIVHRFISIFGEEAELTSIKVDVDIAGEPFAFGRQKVTKPGWLALDPYQAKKVKDEDFPEINEGDIIKAKVKSEEKKTKPPARYNQASIIRELEKRGLGTKATRANIVAILYTRKYIQGNKIEVNQLGERIIDTLSKYSEKITSEEMTRQFEEDIALIKDEKTTQTQVIDDAKGELNQILDAIDDNKDDIGSELFSAYENSRIVGECECGGNLIIVSSPRGGGKFVGCSKYPDCKKTYSLPNGANVLKAKCEKCGLPLISYGNPRQRACLNFECANGGKKSTNDVVGKCPECSSDLIKRMGRYGEFIGCSGFPKCRFTSSIADFEAAQKENKEKQEDKKEE; this is encoded by the coding sequence ATGAGTGAGTTAATAATATGTGAAAAGCCAAAAGTAGCACAGAAAGTAGCAAGTGCACTGTCTTCTTCACCTATAAAAAATTCATATAAAAGAGTACCATACTATGAAATTAATGAAAATGGAAAACAAATCATAGTACTATCAGCTGTAGGTCATCTATATTCATTAAAATCATCAAATAAAAAACAGAAACGATTATTTGATGTAGAATGGGTACCATTATATGAAACAGACAAATCAAAAAAGTATGTAAAAAGCTATATTGACCTAATTAAAAAGCTTTCAAAAGATGCAGACAGATTTATACATGCATGCGACTACGATACAGAAGGAACACTAATAGGATTCAATGCATTAAATGAAATATGTGGACCTGAAAGTATAGATAAAGCATTTAGAATGAAATTTTCAGCATTAACAAAAAAAGATCTTATTAAAGCATACTCAGAAGCATATCCACTAAAAGAAGATAAAAGCTGGATTGAAAGTGGAGAAGCAAGACATGTACTTGACTACCTATTTGGTGTTAACATATCAAAAGCAATGACAGACTCAATAAATAAGGCAGCAGGACGATATGTGCAACTTTCAGCAGGACGTGTACAAACACCAACACTAGCACTTCTAACAAAACGTGAAAAAGAAATAAAGAAATTTAAGCCAGAACCATACTGGCTAATAAAAGCACACCTTAAAGGTGACATAGTAGCAGATCATAAAAATGGTAAATTTAAAGATAAAACAAAAGTTGCAGAAATTCTTGAAAAAACAAAATCAGAAGATGCAGAAGTTAAAAAAATAGCAAAAAGAACATCAAAAAAATCACTACCTGTACCATTTGAACTAGGAACACTACAATCAGAAGCATATGCACAATTTAAATTCACACCTAAAAAGACACAAAAAATAGCACAAGATCTCTACATTGAAGGATACACATCATATCCAAGAACATCATCACAAAAACTACCAGAATCACTAGGACTAAAAGAAATACTAGTACAACTTTCACAAAATCCAAGATATTCACTTAAAGTAGCACAACTTAAAGAACCATTCAAGCCAAATGAAGGTAAAAAGACAGATGAAGCACACCCTGCAATACATCCAACAGGAATAATGCCAGAAAATCTAAGTGATGATGAACAAAAACTATATGATCTCATTGTTCACAGATTCATAAGTATCTTTGGAGAAGAAGCAGAGCTAACATCAATAAAAGTAGATGTTGACATTGCAGGAGAACCATTTGCATTTGGACGACAAAAAGTAACAAAGCCAGGATGGCTAGCACTTGACCCATATCAGGCAAAAAAAGTAAAAGATGAAGACTTCCCAGAAATAAATGAAGGAGACATCATCAAAGCAAAAGTTAAAAGTGAAGAGAAGAAAACCAAACCACCAGCACGATACAACCAAGCATCAATAATACGAGAACTAGAAAAACGTGGTCTTGGAACAAAAGCAACACGTGCAAATATTGTAGCAATACTCTATACACGAAAATATATTCAGGGAAATAAGATAGAAGTAAACCAGCTTGGTGAACGTATCATTGACACACTAAGTAAATATTCAGAAAAAATTACAAGTGAGGAAATGACACGTCAATTTGAAGAAGATATTGCATTAATTAAAGATGAAAAAACAACACAAACACAGGTAATAGACGATGCAAAAGGAGAACTTAACCAGATTCTTGATGCAATAGATGATAATAAAGATGATATAGGATCTGAACTTTTCAGTGCATATGAAAATAGTCGTATTGTAGGTGAATGTGAATGTGGAGGAAATCTGATAATTGTATCATCACCACGTGGTGGAGGTAAATTTGTTGGATGTTCAAAATATCCTGACTGTAAAAAAACATATTCACTACCAAATGGAGCAAATGTATTAAAAGCAAAATGTGAAAAATGTGGTCTTCCACTTATATCATATGGAAATCCAAGACAACGTGCATGTTTAAACTTTGAATGTGCAAATGGTGGTAAAAAGTCAACAAATGATGTTGTAGGAAAATGTCCTGAATGTTCAAGTGATCTTATAAAACGTATGGGACGATATGGTGAATTTATAGGATGTAGTGGATTTCCAAAATGTCGCTTCACCTCATCAATTGCAGACTTTGAAGCAGCACAGAAAGAAAATAAAGAAAAACAAGAAGATAAAAAAGAAGAATAA
- the tmk gene encoding dTMP kinase, whose protein sequence is MYIVLEGIDGSGKTTQCQLLSESLKNMGYDVEIVVEPTQSEIGKLIRKQLQDDTSTTDINQQKLSLLFAADRLTLKHKIQNSTDKIILSDRSYYSSIAYQNSDSIDPKWIEIINKYAPKPDLTILFDVDEDVAIERCDETEVFEKLDFLRKTRKNYLRLLEENSEMIKIDSTGSIDDVKYEVLKLLSDKLDL, encoded by the coding sequence ATGTACATAGTATTAGAAGGAATAGATGGATCAGGAAAAACAACACAATGTCAACTACTAAGTGAATCACTAAAAAATATGGGATATGATGTAGAAATAGTAGTTGAGCCAACACAATCAGAAATAGGAAAACTTATAAGAAAACAACTCCAAGATGATACATCAACAACAGACATAAATCAACAAAAACTATCACTACTATTTGCAGCAGACAGACTAACACTAAAACATAAAATACAAAATTCAACAGATAAGATAATTCTAAGTGACAGATCATACTATTCAAGTATAGCATATCAAAACAGTGACAGTATAGATCCAAAATGGATTGAAATAATAAATAAATATGCACCAAAACCAGATCTTACAATACTATTTGATGTAGATGAAGATGTAGCAATAGAACGTTGTGATGAAACAGAAGTATTTGAAAAACTAGACTTTCTAAGAAAAACACGAAAAAACTATCTAAGACTACTTGAAGAAAATAGTGAAATGATAAAAATAGATTCAACAGGCTCAATTGATGATGTTAAATATGAAGTTTTAAAACTACTATCAGATAAACTAGATTTATAA
- a CDS encoding RlmE family RNA methyltransferase, whose amino-acid sequence MSRWKAKHDKEHYYKLAKKQNYRSRASYKLKQLDKKYGLLKPDYNVVDLGAAPGGWSQVVCETIGEEGKGQIIGVDLEYIKPIDHEAFTAIKGDFTTEEIQNTIMELIDGKADVILSDAAAKLTGIKDVDNFNAYDLATAVISITDNILKKNGDLIMKSFQGGSYDEINKTLKKKFRSVKTTKPNSSRKRSSEMYVIARGFKGPKKNKKNNDN is encoded by the coding sequence ATGAGTCGTTGGAAAGCAAAGCATGATAAAGAACATTACTATAAACTTGCAAAAAAACAGAATTATCGTTCACGTGCATCATATAAACTTAAACAATTAGATAAGAAGTATGGTCTTCTTAAGCCTGACTATAATGTTGTTGATCTTGGTGCTGCACCTGGTGGATGGAGTCAGGTTGTATGTGAAACTATAGGTGAGGAAGGTAAAGGTCAAATTATTGGTGTTGATCTTGAATATATTAAGCCTATTGATCATGAAGCATTTACTGCAATAAAGGGTGATTTTACAACTGAGGAAATTCAAAATACTATTATGGAACTTATTGATGGTAAGGCAGATGTTATATTATCTGATGCTGCAGCAAAACTTACAGGTATTAAGGATGTTGATAACTTTAATGCTTATGATTTAGCTACTGCTGTTATTAGTATTACTGATAATATTCTTAAGAAAAATGGTGATCTTATAATGAAGTCATTCCAGGGTGGATCTTATGATGAAATTAATAAGACATTAAAAAAGAAATTCAGATCTGTTAAAACTACAAAGCCTAATTCATCAAGAAAACGTAGTTCTGAGATGTATGTTATTGCTCGTGGATTTAAAGGTCCTAAGAAAAATAAGAAAAATAATGATAATTAA
- a CDS encoding metallophosphoesterase encodes MIYILIGVISDTHIPTRSVKIPEKVFEVFEGVDMILHAGDLECDSVIEELETIAPVVCVRGNCDTNSNLNEAEVINIEDVKVGLTHGVVYPRGDTQQLYYIAKELGVDVLISGHTHQPMVEKIDDVILLNPGSPTQPRLTDATVMVVEINGSDIQADIIKIANAMCRSMDVSQLGLNYKKD; translated from the coding sequence GTGATTTATATTTTAATAGGCGTAATTTCAGATACACATATTCCAACACGTAGTGTTAAAATTCCAGAGAAAGTTTTTGAAGTATTTGAAGGTGTTGATATGATACTTCATGCAGGTGATCTTGAATGTGATAGTGTAATTGAAGAACTTGAAACTATTGCACCTGTTGTGTGTGTTCGTGGAAATTGTGATACAAATAGTAATTTAAATGAAGCTGAAGTTATTAATATTGAAGATGTAAAAGTTGGTCTTACACATGGTGTTGTTTATCCTCGTGGTGATACACAACAGTTGTATTATATTGCAAAAGAGCTTGGTGTAGATGTTCTAATTAGTGGTCATACTCATCAGCCTATGGTTGAAAAAATTGATGATGTAATACTTCTTAATCCTGGTAGTCCTACACAGCCTCGTCTTACTGATGCAACTGTTATGGTTGTTGAAATTAATGGTAGTGATATTCAGGCTGATATTATTAAAATTGCAAATGCAATGTGTCGTTCTATGGATGTATCACAACTTGGACTTAATTATAAGAAAGATTAG